From the Gordonia bronchialis DSM 43247 genome, one window contains:
- a CDS encoding 5-oxoprolinase subunit B family protein yields MRELPAGHDAVMLDFSADADPTTSVLAAAAALRASIRAGGLSAVTDVIPSAHTVLVQSAPGTGIDVLGIHRALKASTDDPAGAKSTTQVEIPVIYDGADLDDVAGLLGVDADEVCRRHRDTRWRVQFMGFAPGFGYLVPDDEDSDPFGGVGRRDEPRTRVPAGAVAIAAGYSAVYPRESPGGWYLLGHTTIGLWDEDATPPALLAPGTVVRFVDANGAS; encoded by the coding sequence ATGCGCGAGTTGCCCGCCGGACACGATGCGGTGATGCTCGACTTCTCCGCGGATGCCGACCCGACGACGTCGGTGTTGGCCGCCGCAGCGGCGTTGCGCGCGTCGATCCGGGCCGGCGGCCTGTCCGCGGTGACCGACGTGATCCCCAGTGCGCACACGGTTCTGGTGCAGTCTGCGCCCGGCACCGGTATCGACGTCCTCGGTATCCACCGCGCCCTGAAAGCGTCGACAGATGACCCCGCAGGCGCGAAATCCACCACGCAGGTGGAGATCCCGGTGATCTACGACGGCGCCGACCTCGACGACGTCGCCGGCCTGCTCGGCGTCGACGCCGACGAGGTGTGCCGACGACACCGTGATACTCGGTGGCGGGTCCAATTCATGGGATTCGCACCAGGTTTCGGCTATCTGGTGCCCGACGACGAGGACTCGGATCCGTTCGGCGGGGTGGGCCGGCGCGACGAGCCCCGGACCCGGGTTCCGGCCGGTGCGGTGGCGATCGCCGCCGGGTACAGCGCGGTTTACCCCCGCGAGAGTCCGGGCGGCTGGTATCTGTTGGGGCACACCACGATCGGCCTGTGGGACGAGGACGCCACCCCGCCGGCCCTGTTGGCGCCGGGCACCGTCGTCCGGTTCGTGGATGCGAACGGCGCATCATGA
- a CDS encoding carbohydrate kinase family protein: MREIVVCGESLVDVVATAAVTPGSGRPLPPLRPAVGGGPFNVAVTLGRLGSAVSFLSAVSTDTYGGAIVDALQASGVGTALVQRRSEPTSLALATIGPDGAAGYSFYVEGTADRAVTDPGPLPSTVAAVCFGTLSLVLEPGASVYEDLLRRAHTDGRLVLLDPNVRPAVIADPDAYRRRYRAWMRDVDVVKLSDEDAAFLADGDDGSTPADWIADGVTAVIGTAGASGVTVTTASDIVRVPAPSVEVVDTIGAGDSIMGGLLNGLDRLGALSAAAVADLGPDQWRGVAERAVQVAAVAVTRAGADPPWAGELESD; the protein is encoded by the coding sequence ATGAGAGAGATCGTCGTCTGCGGTGAGTCGCTGGTGGATGTGGTCGCCACCGCCGCCGTGACGCCCGGGTCGGGTCGTCCGCTCCCGCCGCTACGCCCGGCTGTCGGTGGCGGACCGTTCAACGTCGCGGTCACCCTCGGCCGGCTCGGCAGTGCGGTCTCGTTTCTCTCCGCGGTGTCGACCGACACCTACGGCGGCGCCATCGTCGACGCCCTGCAGGCCAGCGGAGTGGGGACCGCCCTGGTGCAGCGCCGCAGCGAACCCACCTCACTCGCGCTGGCCACCATCGGTCCCGACGGCGCGGCGGGGTACTCGTTCTACGTCGAGGGCACCGCCGACCGGGCCGTCACCGACCCCGGCCCACTGCCCTCCACCGTGGCCGCGGTCTGCTTCGGAACGCTGTCCCTGGTCCTCGAGCCCGGCGCGTCGGTGTACGAGGACCTGCTGCGCCGCGCGCACACCGACGGCCGGCTGGTGCTGCTCGATCCCAACGTCCGGCCCGCCGTCATCGCCGATCCCGATGCCTATCGGCGCAGGTACCGGGCGTGGATGCGGGATGTGGATGTGGTAAAACTGTCCGACGAGGACGCCGCCTTCCTCGCCGACGGTGACGACGGCAGCACCCCGGCCGACTGGATCGCCGACGGCGTCACCGCGGTCATCGGTACGGCGGGCGCCTCGGGCGTCACCGTGACCACCGCGTCGGACATCGTCCGGGTGCCGGCGCCGTCCGTCGAGGTGGTGGACACCATCGGCGCGGGCGACTCCATCATGGGTGGACTGCTCAACGGCCTCGACCGTCTCGGCGCACTCTCGGCCGCCGCGGTCGCCGACCTGGGCCCCGACCAGTGGCGAGGAGTCGCCGAACGTGCAGTTCAGGTGGCCGCGGTGGCCGTCACGCGGGCCGGTGCCGACCCTCCGTGGGCGGGCGAGCTCGAGAGCGACTAG
- a CDS encoding citrate synthase, with amino-acid sequence MSAETVPADQASDTASATFTYPGGQLELPILKATEGSDSVALGKFLAETGLTTFDGGFVNTASTKSAITYIDGDEGILRYRGIPIEQLAEKSTFIEVSYLLIYGELPTPSQLEDFTDKIRRHTLLHEDLKRFFDGFPRNAHPMPVLSSAVNALSAYYQDSLDPKDPEQVELSTIRLLAKLPTIAAYAYKKSAGQPFLYPDNSLSLVENFLRMTFGFPAEPYEVNPEVAKALDMLFILHADHEQNCSTSTVRLVGSSQANLFTSISGGINALWGPLHGGANQAVLEMLDEIKASGGDTKEFMTKVKNKEAGVKLMGFGHRVYKNYDPRAAIVKKTADTILESLGVQDDLLDIAKGLEEVALSDDYFIERKLYPNVDFYTGVIYRAMGFPTRMFTVLFALGRLPGWIAHWREMHEDPSGKIGRPRQLYTGYTERDYVSMGDR; translated from the coding sequence GTGTCTGCTGAAACAGTCCCAGCCGACCAGGCGTCCGACACAGCCTCAGCAACCTTCACCTACCCCGGTGGACAGCTGGAGCTCCCGATCCTGAAGGCCACCGAGGGAAGTGACTCGGTTGCGCTCGGCAAATTCCTCGCCGAAACCGGACTGACGACCTTCGACGGTGGCTTCGTCAACACCGCGTCCACCAAGTCGGCCATCACCTACATCGACGGCGACGAGGGCATCCTGCGCTACCGGGGCATCCCGATCGAGCAGCTCGCCGAGAAGTCCACCTTCATCGAGGTGAGCTATCTGCTGATCTACGGGGAGCTCCCGACGCCGTCGCAGCTCGAGGATTTCACCGACAAGATCCGGCGGCACACGCTGCTGCACGAGGACCTCAAACGCTTCTTCGACGGTTTCCCGCGTAACGCGCACCCGATGCCGGTGCTCTCCAGCGCCGTGAACGCGCTGAGCGCCTACTACCAGGATTCGCTCGATCCCAAGGACCCCGAGCAGGTCGAGCTGTCCACCATCCGCCTGCTCGCGAAGCTGCCCACCATCGCGGCCTATGCGTACAAGAAGTCGGCCGGCCAGCCGTTCCTGTACCCGGACAACTCGCTGAGCCTGGTGGAGAACTTCCTCCGGATGACCTTCGGCTTCCCCGCCGAGCCCTACGAGGTCAATCCCGAGGTCGCCAAGGCCCTCGACATGCTGTTCATCCTGCACGCCGACCACGAGCAGAACTGTTCGACGTCCACGGTGCGCCTGGTGGGCTCCTCGCAGGCCAACCTGTTCACCTCCATCTCCGGCGGCATCAACGCGCTGTGGGGCCCGCTGCACGGCGGCGCCAACCAGGCGGTGCTGGAGATGCTCGACGAGATCAAGGCCTCCGGTGGTGACACCAAGGAGTTCATGACCAAGGTCAAGAACAAGGAAGCCGGCGTCAAGCTGATGGGCTTCGGTCACCGCGTGTACAAGAACTACGATCCGCGCGCGGCCATCGTGAAGAAGACCGCCGACACGATCCTGGAATCCCTTGGCGTGCAGGACGATCTGCTCGACATCGCGAAGGGCCTGGAAGAGGTCGCGCTGAGCGACGATTACTTCATCGAGCGCAAGCTCTACCCGAACGTCGACTTCTACACCGGCGTTATCTACCGCGCGATGGGCTTCCCGACGCGGATGTTCACCGTGCTGTTCGCGCTGGGCCGTCTGCCCGGCTGGATCGCGCACTGGCGGGAGATGCACGAGGACCCGAGCGGCAAGATCGGTCGCCCGCGTCAGCTCTACACCGGATACACCGAGCGTGACTATGTCTCGATGGGTGATCGCTGA
- a CDS encoding FKBP-type peptidyl-prolyl cis-trans isomerase, producing the protein MTSTEKPEIEFQEGPAPSELTIKDLVVGDGDEAQRGGIVDVHYVGVDYESGEEFDSSWDRGQSANFPLDRLIPGWQEGIPGMKVGGRRQLTVPPELAYGPSGAGHRLSGRTLVFVIDLLGVG; encoded by the coding sequence ATGACCAGCACCGAGAAGCCCGAAATCGAGTTCCAGGAAGGCCCGGCGCCGTCGGAACTGACGATCAAGGACCTGGTGGTCGGCGACGGCGATGAGGCCCAGCGCGGTGGCATCGTCGACGTCCACTACGTGGGTGTCGACTACGAATCCGGCGAAGAGTTCGACTCCTCCTGGGATCGTGGACAATCCGCCAATTTCCCGCTCGACCGGCTCATCCCGGGCTGGCAGGAGGGCATCCCCGGCATGAAGGTCGGCGGTCGTCGTCAGCTGACCGTCCCACCGGAGCTCGCCTACGGTCCCTCGGGTGCGGGGCACCGGCTTTCGGGCCGCACACTGGTGTTCGTCATCGACCTGCTGGGCGTGGGGTAA
- a CDS encoding cryptochrome/photolyase family protein, with protein MADPASILWLRRDLRLGDLPPLSAAAANGRVLVCFVVDPRLEKSSGERRLAFLFDSLRELDTKLGGRLLVVSGRPDVEIPRLASAVDAGSVHVSEDFSPFGRRRDAAVAEALGEIPLESVGSPYLVSPGRITKSDGDPYKVFTPYFRQWCDHGWRKPASTAAEDLNALDPGDIRRSGRIRIPAAPVKLDLPAGEEAARERWSEFVVDDLDDYESGRNRPDLDVSSRMSAYLKFGNIHPRTMAADLDFRNPSAAAYLRELAFRDFYADVLYHWPESAWHNWNRGFDDIDLDTDKQAYARFDAWRAGRTGFPIVDAGMRQLAAIGFMHNRVRMITASFLVKDLHLPWWWGARWFLDQLVDGDMASNQHGWQWAAGTGTDAAPYFRVFNPTTQADKFDPDGEYIRRWIPEYGTDDYPQPIVDHKAEREEALRRYRAL; from the coding sequence ATCGCCGACCCGGCGTCGATCCTCTGGCTCAGACGCGATCTGCGTCTGGGCGATCTTCCGCCGCTGTCCGCGGCGGCAGCGAACGGCCGGGTGCTGGTCTGCTTTGTCGTCGACCCCCGGTTGGAGAAATCCTCGGGCGAGCGACGTCTGGCGTTCCTGTTCGACTCGCTGCGTGAACTCGACACCAAGCTCGGCGGTCGGCTGCTGGTGGTCAGCGGGCGGCCCGACGTCGAGATCCCGCGATTGGCGTCGGCCGTCGATGCTGGTTCCGTCCATGTGAGTGAAGACTTCTCGCCGTTCGGGCGTCGTCGCGATGCGGCGGTCGCCGAGGCGCTCGGTGAGATTCCACTCGAGTCGGTGGGCTCGCCCTACCTGGTGTCGCCGGGACGGATCACCAAATCCGACGGCGATCCCTACAAGGTGTTCACGCCCTATTTCCGGCAGTGGTGCGATCACGGCTGGCGAAAGCCGGCGTCGACCGCGGCCGAGGACCTGAATGCGCTGGACCCCGGGGACATCCGTCGCTCGGGTCGCATCCGGATACCGGCCGCACCGGTGAAGCTCGACCTGCCTGCCGGTGAGGAAGCTGCGCGGGAGCGCTGGTCGGAGTTTGTCGTCGACGACCTCGACGACTACGAATCCGGGCGCAACCGGCCCGATCTGGACGTGAGTAGCCGGATGTCGGCGTACCTCAAATTCGGCAACATCCACCCGCGCACCATGGCCGCCGACCTGGACTTCCGAAACCCTTCTGCCGCGGCCTATCTGCGTGAACTGGCCTTCCGTGACTTCTACGCCGACGTCCTCTATCACTGGCCGGAGAGCGCCTGGCACAACTGGAATCGCGGCTTCGACGACATCGACCTCGACACCGACAAACAGGCATACGCACGCTTCGACGCCTGGCGTGCGGGACGCACCGGGTTCCCCATCGTCGACGCCGGTATGCGTCAACTCGCGGCAATCGGCTTCATGCACAACCGGGTGCGGATGATCACGGCGTCGTTCCTGGTGAAAGACCTGCATCTGCCATGGTGGTGGGGCGCCCGCTGGTTCCTCGACCAGCTCGTCGACGGCGACATGGCGTCGAATCAGCACGGCTGGCAGTGGGCCGCCGGCACCGGAACCGATGCGGCCCCGTACTTCCGGGTCTTCAATCCCACAACCCAGGCCGACAAGTTCGACCCGGACGGCGAGTACATCCGACGCTGGATTCCCGAATACGGCACCGACGACTATCCGCAACCCATCGTCGACCACAAGGCCGAACGGGAAGAGGCGTTGCGGCGTTATCGGGCGTTGTAG
- a CDS encoding ABC transporter permease gives MTPTITPPDSMTPTDRGAGTFPSIWLIAQREIVTRVRTKSFIATTAILMVVIVVGLIVWSIFGGGGPSKERVGLVGNDSALSSTMQQIGEASGTPITVVTIADQQQARDRVNSDDLDAAVIAGPDSTYVLISKDGLSETLSGVLRGAIGQTELAKGLAARNVDVTALPQAAITTTETDPTDSDVGQRIVVAIVGSMLLIAAIMMGGNMIAVGVVEEKTSRIVELLLATIKPLHLMWGKIIGIGVVALGQMVLLGLTALIAGLATGMLTIAGTAIGMFAAVLLWFLLGFVFFATLYAAAGAMVSRQEEIGSTITPLTILSLAVMYSGIFGIQALDSTLVQTLTWIPPFSAVLMPIRMATGDTDPLQIAVTLILMIVACAAATWFASRIYERSILRTGTRVQWGEVLRLGSR, from the coding sequence ATGACCCCCACCATCACCCCGCCCGACAGCATGACCCCGACAGACAGGGGCGCCGGCACCTTCCCGTCGATCTGGCTCATCGCTCAGCGTGAGATCGTGACACGGGTACGCACCAAGTCATTCATCGCGACCACCGCGATCCTCATGGTCGTCATCGTCGTCGGCCTCATCGTGTGGTCGATCTTCGGCGGCGGCGGGCCCTCCAAGGAACGAGTCGGGCTGGTGGGCAACGACTCTGCCCTGTCGTCGACGATGCAGCAGATCGGTGAGGCGAGCGGCACCCCGATCACGGTCGTCACGATCGCCGATCAACAGCAGGCGCGCGACCGGGTCAACTCCGACGACCTCGACGCGGCCGTCATCGCCGGTCCCGATTCGACATACGTTCTGATCAGCAAGGACGGACTGTCAGAAACACTGTCCGGAGTGCTACGCGGTGCGATCGGGCAGACCGAACTCGCGAAGGGTCTCGCCGCACGCAACGTCGACGTGACGGCACTGCCCCAGGCGGCCATCACCACCACCGAGACCGACCCCACCGACTCCGATGTGGGACAACGGATTGTGGTGGCCATCGTCGGATCGATGCTGCTCATCGCGGCAATCATGATGGGCGGCAACATGATCGCCGTCGGCGTCGTCGAGGAGAAGACGTCCCGGATCGTCGAACTACTGCTTGCCACCATCAAACCGCTACATCTGATGTGGGGCAAGATCATCGGGATCGGCGTGGTCGCACTCGGCCAGATGGTGCTACTCGGACTCACCGCGTTGATCGCCGGCCTCGCCACGGGAATGCTGACCATCGCCGGCACGGCGATCGGGATGTTCGCCGCGGTCCTGCTGTGGTTCCTGCTCGGCTTCGTCTTCTTCGCCACGCTGTACGCGGCGGCCGGGGCGATGGTGTCCCGACAAGAAGAGATCGGCTCCACCATCACGCCATTGACCATCCTGTCCCTGGCCGTGATGTACTCCGGCATCTTCGGCATCCAGGCGCTCGATTCCACACTGGTGCAGACACTTACCTGGATTCCACCGTTCAGCGCAGTACTCATGCCGATCCGGATGGCCACCGGCGACACCGACCCGCTGCAGATCGCCGTGACACTGATCCTCATGATCGTCGCCTGCGCCGCGGCAACCTGGTTTGCCTCACGGATCTACGAACGTTCCATCCTGCGCACCGGCACACGGGTCCAGTGGGGTGAAGTATTGCGGCTCGGGTCGCGCTGA
- a CDS encoding ABC transporter ATP-binding protein codes for MSAPLIVDGLHKRYGDLIALSDMTFHVEAGEIFGFVGSNGAGKSTTMRIILGVLAADAGEVRLGDRRIDLTLRRRIGYMPEERGLYPKMKVGDQLVFLARLHGMSSAQAAHAARRWTDRLGVSARLDDNVGDLSLGNQQRVQLAAALVHDPYVLVLDEPFSGLDPVAVDVMSDVLKEKAAEGIPVIFSSHQLDLVQRLCDRVGIVAKGQMRALGAVDALRGREGVTLEVSGPSSDTRWADGLPGVIDVDYGDPTVLRIDPQAVDDQQILAAALHHGPVHRFAMSAPSLTDLFREVVTA; via the coding sequence ATGAGCGCCCCGCTGATCGTCGACGGACTACACAAACGCTACGGTGACCTGATCGCACTGTCGGACATGACGTTTCACGTCGAGGCTGGTGAGATCTTCGGGTTCGTCGGCAGCAACGGCGCAGGCAAGTCCACCACCATGCGAATCATTCTCGGGGTGCTGGCCGCCGATGCCGGGGAGGTCCGGCTCGGTGACCGGCGTATCGATCTCACCTTGCGCAGGCGCATCGGCTACATGCCGGAGGAGCGCGGCCTCTACCCCAAGATGAAGGTCGGCGACCAACTCGTGTTCCTCGCTCGCCTACACGGCATGTCGAGCGCACAGGCCGCACATGCGGCGCGACGCTGGACCGATCGTCTCGGGGTGAGCGCGCGGCTCGACGACAACGTCGGCGACCTCAGCCTCGGCAACCAGCAGCGGGTCCAGCTGGCTGCTGCCCTCGTCCACGACCCCTATGTCCTGGTCCTCGACGAGCCGTTCTCCGGCCTCGATCCCGTGGCCGTCGACGTCATGAGCGACGTCCTCAAAGAGAAAGCCGCCGAAGGCATCCCGGTCATCTTCTCCTCACATCAGCTCGATCTGGTCCAGCGGCTGTGCGACCGTGTCGGCATCGTCGCCAAAGGGCAGATGCGCGCACTCGGGGCCGTAGACGCCCTGCGCGGACGCGAGGGCGTGACGCTCGAGGTGTCCGGACCGTCGTCGGACACCCGGTGGGCCGACGGCCTGCCCGGCGTGATCGACGTCGACTACGGCGATCCCACCGTGCTGCGAATCGATCCGCAGGCCGTCGACGACCAGCAGATCCTCGCGGCTGCACTGCATCACGGACCCGTTCACCGGTTCGCCATGTCCGCCCCGTCCCTGACCGACCTGTTCCGAGAGGTGGTCACCGCATGA
- a CDS encoding helix-turn-helix transcriptional regulator, translating to MSPVRRGEKLPIFNRIAVLRAERRMSRAELAALVGINVQSVGALERGDNYPSLDLAFRICAVFDLPVEAVFSRTEFGAMSAELYRRNTPTADQKIAETIDNGGVR from the coding sequence GTGAGTCCGGTACGACGTGGGGAGAAGCTCCCGATCTTCAACCGCATCGCGGTCCTCCGCGCAGAGCGGCGGATGTCGCGAGCTGAGCTGGCCGCACTGGTGGGCATCAACGTCCAGTCGGTTGGCGCGCTGGAGCGCGGCGACAACTACCCCAGCCTCGACCTGGCCTTCCGCATTTGCGCGGTCTTCGATCTCCCCGTCGAAGCCGTGTTCAGCCGGACCGAGTTCGGCGCGATGTCGGCCGAGCTCTACCGACGCAACACCCCCACAGCAGACCAGAAGATCGCAGAGACCATCGACAACGGAGGTGTGCGATGA
- a CDS encoding NAD(P)-binding domain-containing protein, protein MIDSHSDILVIGGGQAGLSVAYFLHRFGLGDRYQILDHYAHPGGAWQHRWPTLTLAAANRVHDLPGHGLVEALGVDCDAFPARTAVPEYFGKYEDKFVLRVRRPVHVRSVRRDGAGFRTELRDGSAVTSRLIINATGTWDRPFIPHIPGIGDFGGRQLHTHDYRGPDDFAGARVLVVGAGISAIQLLIEIARNAPGVQTFWCSRTEPVFTEQPFTPEQGREAVARVERRVRAGLPPTSVVSVTGLALTPAIAAARDDGLLDWRPMFTRITETGVCWDCDDHHRPLDVDVIFWNTGFRSALDHLAPLHLRAPGGGITMTGRLATVVEADPRIQLLGYGPSASTIGANRAGREAARVARDLLDAPR, encoded by the coding sequence TTGATCGACTCCCACAGCGACATCCTGGTGATCGGCGGAGGTCAGGCTGGGCTCTCGGTGGCGTACTTCCTGCACCGATTCGGCCTCGGCGACCGCTATCAGATCCTGGACCACTATGCCCACCCCGGCGGGGCCTGGCAGCATCGGTGGCCGACGCTGACCCTGGCCGCGGCCAACCGTGTCCACGACCTGCCCGGCCACGGCCTCGTCGAGGCACTCGGCGTCGACTGCGATGCGTTCCCGGCACGCACCGCCGTACCGGAGTACTTCGGGAAGTACGAAGACAAGTTCGTGCTGCGTGTTCGGCGTCCGGTGCACGTGCGGTCGGTCCGTCGCGACGGTGCGGGTTTTCGCACCGAGCTGCGCGACGGGTCGGCGGTGACGTCGCGCCTGATCATCAACGCGACCGGCACCTGGGATCGCCCCTTCATCCCGCACATCCCCGGTATCGGCGACTTCGGCGGCCGCCAGTTGCACACCCACGATTACCGCGGGCCCGACGATTTCGCCGGCGCGCGGGTGCTGGTGGTCGGGGCCGGGATATCGGCGATTCAGCTGCTCATCGAGATCGCCCGCAATGCCCCAGGCGTGCAGACCTTTTGGTGTTCGCGGACGGAGCCCGTCTTCACCGAGCAGCCGTTCACCCCGGAGCAGGGGCGCGAGGCGGTGGCCCGAGTGGAGCGTCGTGTCCGGGCCGGGTTGCCGCCCACCTCAGTGGTGTCGGTGACCGGGCTGGCGCTGACGCCCGCGATCGCCGCCGCACGCGACGACGGCCTGCTCGACTGGCGACCCATGTTCACCCGGATCACCGAGACCGGGGTGTGCTGGGACTGCGACGATCACCACCGTCCGCTCGACGTCGACGTCATCTTCTGGAACACCGGATTCCGCAGCGCCCTCGACCATCTCGCGCCGCTGCACCTGCGCGCCCCCGGCGGCGGCATCACCATGACGGGTCGGCTGGCCACCGTCGTCGAGGCCGATCCGCGTATCCAGCTCCTCGGCTACGGGCCGTCGGCGTCGACCATCGGTGCCAACCGCGCGGGACGCGAGGCCGCGCGCGTCGCCCGCGACCTCCTCGACGCCCCTCGTTGA
- a CDS encoding enoyl-CoA hydratase: protein MIHSSTEDAVVTIELDRVDKRNALDESMVTGLSEAFATAVEQGARAIVLTGRGHVFSAGADLSGPVYDKSFLDLLVATLQQIETTPVPVIAALNGAALGAGLQLAMAADLRVMAPDALAGIPAAKIGVAVDEWTIRRLVSLVGAGQARGMLIGCDPLTADRAHALGFANRIGDLTDARHWAASIAALAPLTLQHYKLVLNGDGARDAAPEERLAAMMRAWESADLQEGRAARAERRAPRFVGA from the coding sequence GTGATTCACTCCAGTACAGAAGATGCTGTCGTCACGATCGAGTTGGACCGGGTCGACAAGCGCAATGCTCTCGATGAATCCATGGTCACGGGACTGTCGGAGGCGTTCGCGACGGCCGTCGAGCAGGGCGCTCGCGCCATCGTGCTCACCGGCCGGGGACACGTCTTCTCGGCCGGGGCAGACCTGTCCGGACCCGTCTACGACAAGTCCTTCCTCGACCTGCTCGTCGCGACCCTGCAGCAGATCGAGACGACGCCGGTGCCGGTCATCGCCGCACTCAACGGCGCGGCCCTCGGTGCCGGACTGCAGCTGGCGATGGCCGCCGACCTTCGGGTGATGGCGCCGGACGCACTCGCCGGGATCCCGGCGGCCAAGATCGGCGTGGCTGTGGACGAATGGACGATCCGACGGCTCGTGTCCCTCGTCGGGGCTGGTCAGGCGCGCGGCATGCTGATCGGTTGCGACCCGCTCACCGCCGACCGCGCGCATGCCCTCGGCTTCGCCAACCGCATCGGCGACCTCACCGACGCCCGGCACTGGGCGGCGAGTATCGCCGCGCTGGCTCCGCTCACCCTGCAGCACTACAAACTCGTGCTCAACGGCGACGGGGCGCGCGATGCGGCTCCCGAGGAACGGTTGGCCGCGATGATGCGCGCCTGGGAGAGTGCCGACCTACAGGAAGGCCGCGCGGCTCGAGCCGAGCGTCGCGCGCCGAGATTCGTGGGAGCCTGA
- a CDS encoding purine-cytosine permease family protein translates to MSKESFHDDVAEFTADVGEIENAEHSIIGTGAAAAAARETLEDYTLRFAPRSYRKWGPGVVAISALGGIAYLADFAIGANIGIANGTGNALWGILFFAIVIMLTGYPLAYYAARYNIDLDLITRGSGFGYYGSVLTNVIFASFTFIFFALEGSIMAQGLKLGLNIPLWLGYLGSSVLIIPLVIYGMNTLAKLQVWTTPLWLIMMVAPFLYLVFRHPGAIGDFLSFSGGTDGQAGHGVSFAGTMLAAGVCLSLIAQIAEQIDYLRFMPPKTPENSRRWWTAVLTAGPGWVIFGAIKQVVGLFLAVYLIMNFAESAGVANEPVHQFLAVYEEFMPHWLALTLAVILVVISQVKINVTNAYSGSLAWTNSFTRVTKTYPGRLVFLVFNVAIAVVLMEADMFSFLNELLNFYANCGIAWIVAVASDIAINKYLLKISPKVPEFRRGMLYNVNPVGFGSVIVAAGASILVYFHVFGDEIQPYSPLVALVLALVLPPIIALATKGKYYLRRTDDGIDIPMFDEHGNPTDARLTCCVTGIEFERPDMIASAVPGPNGEKQYISSLALSCDKTGEHVLPAQKPVSASMTSDIPVDAAAVKEPTD, encoded by the coding sequence ATGTCGAAGGAATCCTTCCACGACGATGTCGCGGAGTTCACCGCGGACGTCGGTGAGATCGAGAACGCGGAACACAGCATCATCGGCACCGGAGCCGCGGCGGCAGCCGCGCGCGAGACGCTCGAGGATTACACGCTCCGATTCGCACCACGCAGCTACCGCAAATGGGGCCCGGGCGTGGTGGCGATCTCCGCGCTCGGCGGCATCGCCTACCTCGCGGACTTCGCGATCGGCGCCAACATCGGTATCGCCAACGGAACCGGAAACGCCCTGTGGGGCATCCTGTTCTTCGCGATCGTCATCATGCTGACCGGCTACCCGCTGGCGTACTACGCGGCCCGGTACAACATCGACCTCGACTTGATCACGCGCGGAAGCGGATTCGGCTACTACGGGTCGGTCCTGACCAACGTCATCTTCGCGTCGTTCACCTTCATCTTCTTCGCGCTCGAGGGGTCGATCATGGCCCAGGGTCTCAAACTCGGGCTCAACATCCCGTTGTGGCTGGGCTATCTCGGGTCGTCGGTGCTGATCATCCCGCTGGTGATCTACGGGATGAACACGCTGGCCAAGCTGCAGGTGTGGACGACGCCGCTCTGGCTGATCATGATGGTCGCCCCGTTCCTGTATCTGGTGTTCCGGCATCCGGGTGCCATCGGCGATTTCCTCTCGTTCAGCGGTGGAACCGATGGCCAAGCGGGACATGGTGTCTCGTTCGCCGGCACCATGCTCGCCGCCGGTGTCTGCCTGTCCCTGATCGCCCAGATCGCCGAGCAGATCGACTATCTGCGTTTCATGCCGCCCAAGACCCCGGAGAACAGCCGCCGGTGGTGGACCGCGGTGCTGACCGCCGGGCCGGGCTGGGTCATCTTCGGCGCCATCAAGCAGGTCGTCGGCCTGTTCCTGGCGGTGTACCTGATCATGAACTTCGCCGAGAGCGCAGGTGTGGCCAACGAGCCGGTGCACCAGTTCCTGGCCGTCTACGAGGAGTTCATGCCGCACTGGCTGGCACTGACGCTCGCGGTCATCCTGGTGGTCATCAGCCAGGTGAAGATCAACGTCACCAACGCCTATTCGGGCTCGCTCGCCTGGACCAACAGCTTCACCCGCGTGACCAAGACCTACCCGGGCCGCCTGGTCTTCCTGGTGTTCAACGTCGCGATCGCGGTGGTGCTGATGGAAGCCGACATGTTCAGCTTCCTCAACGAACTGCTGAACTTCTACGCCAACTGCGGTATCGCGTGGATCGTCGCGGTGGCCTCCGACATCGCGATCAACAAGTACCTGCTCAAGATCTCGCCCAAGGTGCCCGAGTTCCGCCGCGGGATGCTCTACAACGTCAACCCGGTCGGTTTCGGTTCGGTCATCGTCGCGGCCGGTGCTTCGATCCTGGTGTACTTCCACGTCTTCGGCGACGAGATCCAGCCCTACTCACCGCTGGTCGCGCTGGTGCTGGCTCTCGTGCTGCCGCCCATCATCGCGCTGGCGACCAAGGGCAAGTACTACCTGCGCCGCACCGACGACGGTATCGACATCCCGATGTTCGACGAGCACGGCAACCCGACCGACGCCCGCCTGACGTGCTGCGTCACGGGTATCGAGTTCGAGCGACCGGACATGATCGCGTCGGCGGTACCGGGCCCGAACGGTGAGAAGCAGTACATCAGTTCACTGGCCCTGTCCTGCGACAAGACCGGGGAACATGTTCTGCCGGCACAGAAACCGGTGTCGGCGTCGATGACGTCCGACATCCCGGTGGACGCGGCGGCGGTGAAGGAACCCACCGACTGA